In the genome of Mucisphaera calidilacus, one region contains:
- a CDS encoding alpha/beta hydrolase gives MSHGQYDPFFEREQPYGSYEELRAEVMALPAITDDGERTAALNALWSNLVSSNQVPYVFDDRVAFLYRGVASSVSWAGDFSGWRPVAGENVPGTDLWVLERTFHADSRLDYKVIRNGAWVLDPINPLTMWSGFGPNSELRMDGYEFPMETVRRPEVPRGTVTGNARVETPHLPYDVNVRVYTPAGYAEEGLKDLPVVYVTDGHEYLDERLGGMVTVLDNLIADEVLRPVIAVFVDPRDPQTGQNRRAEQYIDNGNFVAFLAEDLVPLIDRNFRTDASATARTIMGTSLGGLNAAYTTALRPDVFGNAGVQSPAFWTFTEIYGWYQTLDLQDQVRISMTGGAEYDGTGGATMDVILGANGYDYSYLEVNEGHSWGQWRGLLDTILVDLVGPPAEIPEPGTLTVMAGAAALLKRPVSAGRKGRSDSE, from the coding sequence ATGAGTCACGGTCAGTACGACCCGTTTTTTGAACGTGAGCAGCCCTACGGCTCGTACGAGGAACTGCGTGCCGAGGTGATGGCTCTCCCGGCGATCACGGATGACGGCGAGCGGACTGCGGCACTCAACGCCTTGTGGAGCAACCTGGTCTCCTCGAATCAGGTGCCTTACGTCTTTGATGATCGGGTCGCGTTCCTCTACCGCGGCGTCGCGAGTTCTGTGAGCTGGGCGGGTGATTTCTCGGGCTGGCGCCCGGTCGCCGGCGAGAACGTCCCGGGAACCGACCTCTGGGTGCTCGAGCGGACCTTCCACGCGGACAGCCGGCTGGATTACAAGGTGATCCGCAACGGTGCCTGGGTTCTCGATCCGATCAACCCGCTGACGATGTGGAGTGGTTTCGGGCCGAACTCGGAACTCCGCATGGACGGCTACGAATTCCCGATGGAGACGGTGCGTCGGCCGGAGGTCCCACGCGGGACGGTCACCGGCAATGCAAGGGTCGAGACACCGCACCTGCCCTACGACGTCAATGTGCGGGTCTACACGCCGGCGGGCTACGCCGAGGAGGGCCTCAAGGACCTCCCGGTGGTGTATGTCACGGATGGCCACGAGTATCTGGATGAACGCCTCGGTGGCATGGTGACTGTGCTGGACAACCTGATTGCGGACGAGGTCTTACGCCCCGTGATCGCGGTGTTCGTGGACCCGCGTGACCCGCAGACCGGTCAGAATCGTCGCGCCGAGCAGTACATCGACAACGGCAACTTCGTGGCCTTTCTGGCCGAAGACCTGGTGCCGCTGATCGATCGGAACTTCCGCACGGATGCTTCGGCCACAGCGCGAACGATCATGGGGACGTCACTGGGCGGTCTCAACGCGGCCTACACAACTGCCCTGCGGCCTGACGTCTTCGGGAACGCGGGGGTTCAGTCGCCCGCCTTCTGGACGTTCACGGAGATCTACGGCTGGTACCAGACGCTCGATCTCCAGGACCAGGTACGGATCAGCATGACCGGGGGCGCAGAATACGACGGCACCGGCGGGGCGACCATGGACGTCATACTCGGCGCTAACGGCTACGACTACAGTTACTTAGAAGTCAACGAGGGCCACTCCTGGGGTCAGTGGCGCGGCCTGCTCGACACCATTCTGGTAGATCTGGTCGGGCCGCCCGCCGAAATCCCCGAGCCGGGGACGCTGACGGTGATGGCGGGTGCTGCGGCACTGCTCAAGCGTCCGGTTTCTGCCGGTCGGAAGGGTCGCAGCGATTCGGAGTGA
- a CDS encoding alpha-amylase family glycosyl hydrolase codes for MFESLQRLSLFPVVVIAISLVAETDRARAMDVSSEPILQFFEQDWTVIDERMSDIFVVGYGRLWLPPPARADSGGLSVGYDVFDRFDLGTPGNPTLYGTEGELKTLIDTAHRAGIKVNTDFIANHNGFSDSSTPGFVAAGDYPGFVTTLPNDVDGDFHSAFAGGERDFRLSGLIDIDQSKNHQFIRHPVTEGDPLNIPAGSFHDRPDPRNAQFYPDRDLGGTTVWDPALNQNVTLYNYNLADPMQGDAFTENATGLLMRNLRWMIQEVGVDGFRFDAVRHFDPWVMNFLDQGMYLANPRKNLDGSHDHVFSFSETGFDSAGFIQQYIRKDIDNDNLGQLGGNRDALDFNFFGAVKNNLSDNGLANDWRNVKNASVDGNDDGYANNGSQGTRFVQSHDEGGAYLNSVAHAYMLMLPGEAIVYFNGEKVADGFRAFPEPGRGDALGGVYGEDITTLVGIRNTHGRGNYLDRTPGGDEKEMLIYERENSALVVLSNRLDGGFDSRTVQTAFEPGTPLIELTGNAADPVFDPGNNDFPSLLVVKDDGTVDLRVPRNVAPGENGVEHGRGYLIYGVSGPQGVMQFMEPDGEGGYAAITDVLAGSVPTLGDDELQNDRLNGLTRLTDITVVTADTFKIQIDTNPVTLLGIHRDRDADGDAAIFRIDDGLDANGNGYVDNVTPGEVTYAFESFTDVNLPGYSDASGVGRYEQIIDTSLLGEGEHTITGRVFRRRNGDEPEVFTDFRQVIYIDREAPEVSFESFEALEEDYARDRQLVLRSEDGTANSVHVFFNVAANITDQQILDAVSGSNAASLLDRNLWARNLTDVVSGKHKVTVVTYEVTGSMSIQHLTGIELDTGFGLGIGDLDSDGVFEARDVELMEIYLSSDNGFFRAAGDGNGDGRLDLRDLTPLGDALAGGPQEALDAYDDLIGRALTIGLPGDLNLDGDFDLTDVDLLLDELGDAVFDYTGDGVSDTADVTYLIEVIGGTFMGDANLDGSVDLLDLSSLASRFGDPASSWSEGDFDGNNVVDLLDLSILASNFGRANGIPEPTTALVLLVLGSALRRRAA; via the coding sequence ATGTTTGAGAGTCTGCAACGCCTGAGTCTTTTCCCCGTTGTGGTCATCGCGATATCACTCGTCGCCGAGACTGATCGCGCGCGTGCGATGGACGTTTCGTCCGAGCCGATCCTGCAGTTCTTCGAGCAGGACTGGACGGTGATCGACGAGCGGATGTCGGACATCTTTGTGGTCGGCTACGGCCGCCTCTGGCTGCCCCCGCCTGCACGCGCAGACTCGGGCGGGCTTTCGGTGGGCTACGACGTCTTCGACCGGTTTGATCTGGGAACGCCCGGGAACCCGACGCTCTACGGCACCGAGGGCGAACTGAAGACGCTGATCGATACGGCACACCGCGCCGGGATCAAGGTGAACACCGACTTCATCGCGAATCACAACGGTTTCAGCGATTCGAGCACGCCCGGTTTTGTCGCGGCGGGCGACTACCCCGGCTTCGTGACAACCCTGCCCAACGACGTCGACGGCGACTTCCACAGCGCGTTCGCGGGCGGCGAGCGAGACTTCCGACTGTCAGGCCTCATCGACATCGACCAGAGCAAGAACCACCAGTTCATCCGCCACCCGGTGACCGAAGGCGATCCGCTGAATATCCCCGCCGGAAGTTTCCACGACCGGCCCGACCCGCGCAACGCGCAGTTCTACCCCGACCGCGACCTGGGCGGAACGACGGTGTGGGACCCGGCGTTGAATCAGAACGTGACGCTCTATAACTACAACCTCGCTGACCCGATGCAGGGCGACGCTTTCACCGAAAACGCGACCGGGCTGCTAATGCGCAACCTTCGCTGGATGATTCAGGAGGTCGGTGTCGACGGCTTCCGCTTCGACGCGGTGCGTCACTTCGATCCGTGGGTGATGAACTTCCTGGATCAGGGGATGTACCTGGCGAACCCGCGGAAGAACCTGGACGGCAGCCATGATCACGTCTTCTCCTTCTCGGAGACGGGCTTTGACTCGGCGGGTTTTATCCAGCAGTACATCCGCAAGGACATCGACAACGACAACCTCGGACAGCTCGGCGGCAACCGCGATGCGTTGGACTTCAACTTCTTCGGCGCGGTGAAGAACAACCTCTCGGATAACGGGCTGGCCAACGACTGGCGGAACGTCAAGAACGCGAGTGTCGACGGGAACGATGATGGCTATGCGAACAACGGCTCGCAGGGCACGCGGTTCGTCCAGAGTCACGACGAGGGCGGCGCGTACCTCAACAGCGTTGCACACGCCTACATGCTGATGCTCCCCGGCGAGGCGATCGTCTACTTCAACGGCGAAAAGGTGGCGGACGGTTTCCGTGCCTTCCCGGAGCCGGGGCGCGGCGATGCGCTGGGAGGCGTCTACGGCGAGGACATCACGACGCTGGTGGGTATCCGCAACACACACGGCCGGGGTAATTACCTCGACCGGACACCTGGTGGCGATGAGAAAGAGATGCTCATCTACGAGCGCGAAAACTCGGCCCTGGTGGTGCTCAGCAACCGGCTGGACGGCGGGTTTGATTCCCGGACGGTGCAGACAGCTTTTGAACCCGGGACGCCGCTCATCGAGCTGACCGGGAACGCGGCAGACCCGGTCTTCGACCCGGGCAACAACGACTTCCCCTCCCTTCTGGTCGTCAAGGATGACGGGACGGTGGACCTTCGTGTCCCGCGAAACGTCGCACCGGGGGAGAACGGCGTAGAGCACGGGCGTGGCTATCTGATCTACGGCGTGTCGGGACCGCAGGGCGTGATGCAGTTCATGGAGCCCGATGGCGAGGGAGGTTATGCGGCCATCACGGACGTGCTGGCGGGGAGCGTCCCGACGCTGGGCGACGACGAATTACAGAATGATCGGCTCAACGGCTTGACGCGTCTGACGGACATCACCGTGGTGACGGCGGATACCTTCAAGATCCAGATCGACACCAACCCGGTGACACTGCTGGGTATCCATCGCGACCGCGACGCGGACGGCGACGCAGCGATCTTCCGTATTGATGACGGGCTGGACGCGAACGGCAATGGGTACGTTGACAACGTGACCCCCGGCGAAGTGACCTACGCGTTCGAGTCCTTCACGGACGTGAACCTGCCGGGATACTCCGACGCCTCCGGCGTGGGCCGCTACGAGCAGATCATCGACACGTCGCTGCTCGGAGAGGGCGAGCACACGATCACCGGCCGTGTCTTCCGTCGCCGTAACGGTGACGAGCCCGAGGTCTTCACCGACTTCCGTCAGGTGATCTACATCGACCGAGAGGCGCCGGAGGTCTCGTTCGAGAGCTTCGAGGCGCTGGAAGAGGACTATGCCCGCGACCGCCAGCTGGTGCTTCGTTCAGAGGACGGCACAGCGAACTCGGTGCACGTGTTTTTCAATGTGGCAGCCAACATCACGGACCAGCAGATTCTTGACGCGGTATCGGGGAGCAACGCGGCCTCGCTGCTGGACCGGAACCTCTGGGCACGGAACCTGACCGATGTCGTTTCGGGCAAGCACAAGGTGACAGTCGTGACGTACGAAGTCACCGGCAGCATGAGCATCCAGCACCTGACGGGGATCGAGCTGGACACAGGCTTTGGCCTGGGCATCGGCGATCTCGATTCTGACGGCGTCTTCGAGGCACGAGACGTGGAACTGATGGAGATCTACCTGAGCAGCGACAACGGCTTCTTCCGGGCCGCGGGCGACGGCAACGGCGACGGCAGGCTGGACCTGCGTGACCTGACGCCGCTGGGCGATGCGCTGGCCGGCGGGCCGCAGGAGGCGTTGGACGCCTACGACGACCTCATCGGCCGTGCTTTGACGATCGGCCTGCCCGGCGACCTGAATCTGGATGGCGACTTCGACCTCACGGACGTGGACCTGCTGCTGGATGAACTCGGCGACGCCGTGTTCGATTACACGGGCGATGGCGTCTCCGATACAGCCGACGTGACCTACCTGATTGAAGTGATCGGCGGCACCTTCATGGGGGACGCGAACCTGGACGGCAGCGTCGACCTGCTGGACCTGAGCAGCCTGGCTTCGCGTTTCGGTGATCCGGCGTCGAGCTGGTCGGAGGGTGACTTCGACGGCAACAACGTGGTGGACCTGCTGGACCTGTCGATTCTGGCGTCGAATTTCGGGCGTGCGAACGGCATCCCCGAGCCGACGACGGCTCTGGTGCTGCTGGTCCTGGGATCGGCACTGCGCCGTCGCGCCGCGTGA
- a CDS encoding PEP-CTERM sorting domain-containing protein: MIRTTASLMTLALTVPALAAPTVDGTVDAAYGPALSVQTVQTQFGDATDPAGLGGGGELDAAYAKAVNGRLYVTITGNVEPNFNKLNIFIDSKAGGENVLSSTPVYDFNGNGSNYGGLTFDAGFEADFHMFGRWGGGAFEVDFVDRQGGVNAAVPVSFGAASAGTGTGVQSGVVSAGGNPIAWDIPFGFNNTNTAGVGPGDQAADQVAAAAVTTGFEFSIGLNDLGNPVAGDTVKIHVAYGNGDHNYHSNQILGGLPAPQGNLGGDGGGGFTGTLSGIDFNQFAGNQYFEVVVPEPASLALLGLGGLLAIRRSA; encoded by the coding sequence ATGATTCGCACAACCGCTTCCCTGATGACGCTTGCTCTTACGGTTCCTGCCCTTGCGGCCCCGACGGTCGACGGCACCGTCGATGCTGCCTATGGCCCTGCCCTGAGTGTGCAGACGGTTCAGACCCAGTTCGGTGATGCCACGGACCCCGCCGGTTTGGGCGGCGGCGGCGAACTCGACGCTGCCTACGCCAAAGCCGTCAACGGCCGTCTCTATGTCACGATCACCGGCAACGTTGAGCCGAACTTCAACAAGCTCAACATCTTCATCGACTCCAAAGCCGGCGGCGAGAACGTCCTGAGCAGCACCCCCGTTTACGACTTCAACGGCAATGGCAGCAACTACGGCGGCCTGACGTTTGACGCCGGGTTCGAGGCTGATTTCCACATGTTCGGTCGCTGGGGCGGCGGCGCCTTCGAGGTCGACTTCGTCGATCGTCAGGGCGGCGTGAACGCAGCGGTTCCCGTGAGTTTCGGCGCGGCTTCAGCCGGTACGGGCACGGGCGTGCAGTCGGGCGTGGTCTCGGCAGGTGGAAACCCGATCGCCTGGGACATCCCCTTCGGCTTCAACAACACCAACACCGCCGGCGTGGGCCCTGGTGATCAGGCCGCTGACCAGGTAGCTGCCGCTGCGGTAACGACCGGCTTCGAGTTCTCGATCGGCCTGAACGACCTTGGCAATCCCGTCGCGGGCGACACCGTCAAGATCCACGTGGCCTACGGCAACGGCGACCACAACTACCACTCGAACCAGATCCTCGGCGGCCTGCCGGCCCCGCAGGGCAACCTGGGCGGTGACGGTGGTGGCGGTTTCACCGGCACGCTGTCGGGTATCGATTTCAACCAGTTCGCTGGCAACCAGTACTTCGAAGTGGTCGTCCCCGAGCCCGCCTCGCTGGCCCTGCTGGGTCTTGGCGGCCTGCTGGCGATCCGCCGGAGCGCCTGA
- a CDS encoding LacI family DNA-binding transcriptional regulator yields the protein MSSSSPRIPNPTASDADQTPARKRTKRVSMREVAEHSNVSVATVSMVLNNNPRISRATQARVRRSMDDLGYRPDRVAQSLSSTYTRLLAVMIPPLSHAFADTYFGEIISGIYDRAARLGHKIIIEQAKPKFIESGQHLELVERRFVDGLLCLGFIENYEFMHDLVERGQPVLSVNSHFVDLEVDSVVCDYTAGAEQAMNCLRQLGHKKVGMIIGGSKGVTTQDIMAVFKANTEELGTYDPSLIVDGRYSETGGAEAARQLIDKHPDVSAVFCSNDKMAMGAMHYMHQSGRKVPEDISVVGFDNLYVSQFLNPPLTTVHLPLYDLGDLACERIIQRIRGRREAVSELLPTHLILRESTAIAPGR from the coding sequence ATGTCCAGCAGCTCACCGCGCATCCCGAACCCGACGGCCAGCGACGCCGACCAGACGCCCGCTCGCAAGCGGACCAAGCGTGTCAGCATGCGCGAGGTTGCCGAGCACTCGAACGTGTCCGTGGCCACCGTTTCCATGGTCCTGAACAACAACCCGCGAATCTCGCGGGCCACTCAGGCACGTGTTAGGCGGTCCATGGATGACCTCGGCTATCGGCCCGACCGCGTCGCCCAGAGCCTTTCCTCCACCTACACGCGGCTGCTCGCCGTGATGATCCCTCCGCTGAGTCACGCTTTCGCGGACACCTACTTCGGCGAGATCATTTCGGGCATCTACGACCGGGCGGCGCGCCTCGGCCACAAGATCATCATCGAGCAGGCCAAGCCCAAGTTCATCGAGTCGGGGCAGCACCTTGAGCTCGTTGAGCGTCGATTCGTCGACGGGCTGCTCTGCCTGGGCTTCATCGAGAATTACGAGTTCATGCACGACCTGGTCGAGCGTGGGCAGCCCGTACTCTCGGTGAACTCTCACTTCGTTGATCTCGAAGTTGACTCCGTCGTCTGTGATTACACCGCCGGTGCCGAGCAGGCGATGAATTGCCTCCGGCAGCTCGGGCACAAGAAAGTCGGGATGATCATCGGCGGCAGCAAGGGTGTCACCACGCAGGACATCATGGCCGTCTTCAAAGCCAACACGGAGGAGTTGGGGACTTACGACCCCAGCCTCATCGTCGACGGCCGATACTCCGAGACCGGCGGCGCCGAGGCGGCGCGGCAGCTGATCGACAAGCATCCCGACGTCAGCGCGGTCTTCTGTTCGAATGACAAGATGGCGATGGGTGCCATGCACTACATGCACCAGTCCGGCCGAAAGGTCCCCGAGGACATCTCCGTGGTTGGTTTCGACAACCTCTACGTCTCGCAGTTTCTCAACCCGCCGCTGACCACCGTGCACCTGCCGCTCTACGACCTGGGCGATCTCGCCTGCGAACGCATTATTCAGCGTATCCGCGGGCGTCGCGAAGCCGTCTCCGAGTTGCTACCGACGCACCTCATCCTCCGTGAATCCACGGCCATCGCACCCGGACGATGA
- a CDS encoding alpha-amylase family glycosyl hydrolase: MNPSPQGSKTVPLWPPLLILTSLTLVVGALIFYLAPTPASPRAQTSWDQLEIRYADSEGRAHIHALRTDEHADPTLRFAVIDHLDDPVKVTVAVPGEEGRPLAQLDITPRHHQAAIVADPASQTVRQRDGLWRAFHWQPEPEDAEHIRAVHLAGSFNGWSANEHPMTRQPDGRWWTCLRLPPGTHYYKFVLTTPDAQLWIYDPNGDPDLAESDGHGGQNAAFILGPDPRKLPPARADNIEPRGVYFDAESRSDLAINSTGKSYVSIRTQPGDVSSVRLRTSTDNATWADQPLERVHAAGHFDRFAGFVDMDPGTSSYYFELRDGSARRFLAGGNVLDSEQEARQTPFKAPESPVVNTPDWARDVVWYQIFPERFRNGETANDPGDLPFETLLPWTSDWWKTHENEVAGDENFYHGHGNVWRRRYGGDIQGVQEKLNYLRELGVTAIYFNPVFEALSMHKYDASDFRHIDTRFGVLGDWPVPTETDDPQTWVWTGSDRVFLDFLAEAKKQGFRVIIDGVFNHVGRVHPAFLDVLERGKNSPYAEWFEITDWGDPDLWGHPQPFVVHGREGGIQWKAWDDDNGFLPELKRDPDLGIAAAPRDHVFAITERWLAPDGNPDHGIDGWRLDVANEVPMTFWRAWRKHVKAVKPDAYIAGEIWTDASPWLQGDQFDAVMNYRFADAAQDFFADQENAITPSAFAQKLLEVALMYPAEVAAVQMNLFDSHDTDRLASMFRNPDRAYDGDNRLQDDADYDPGPPTDEEYQRLIQAVTCQMTYLGAPMIYYGNEVGMYSPDDPSNRMPMWWEDLMPYENPDFVIREDVFAAHQRLIAIRHALLPLRRGDFRIQSTNDEAGTLVYERRLDDHQVVVAINRSDQPRRVTVRLDENKAAVDWLNPAHARLLVDLDAAPDARPEIVATARIGLRGTIDIDLEPWGSAILAPPPARETDRP, translated from the coding sequence TTGAACCCCTCACCTCAAGGCAGCAAGACGGTGCCCCTGTGGCCGCCTCTGTTAATCCTCACCAGCCTGACCCTCGTCGTTGGTGCCCTCATCTTCTATCTGGCGCCGACGCCCGCCTCGCCTCGGGCCCAGACGAGTTGGGATCAACTCGAAATCCGCTACGCCGACAGCGAGGGGCGGGCACACATCCATGCCCTGCGCACCGACGAGCACGCGGACCCCACGCTGCGTTTCGCAGTCATCGATCATCTCGATGATCCCGTAAAGGTGACCGTCGCCGTGCCCGGCGAAGAGGGCCGGCCGCTGGCACAACTGGACATCACGCCGCGTCATCATCAGGCGGCGATCGTCGCCGATCCCGCCAGCCAGACCGTGCGCCAACGCGATGGCCTCTGGAGAGCCTTCCACTGGCAGCCCGAACCCGAGGACGCCGAGCACATCCGAGCCGTCCACCTGGCCGGTTCTTTCAACGGCTGGTCCGCCAACGAACACCCGATGACACGCCAGCCCGACGGTAGGTGGTGGACCTGCCTCCGCCTGCCCCCGGGCACCCATTACTACAAGTTCGTGCTCACGACGCCCGACGCGCAGTTGTGGATCTACGATCCTAACGGCGATCCTGATCTTGCCGAATCGGACGGCCACGGGGGACAGAACGCCGCCTTCATACTCGGCCCGGACCCCCGCAAACTGCCGCCCGCGCGCGCCGACAACATCGAGCCAAGAGGCGTTTACTTCGATGCCGAGTCACGCTCCGATCTTGCGATCAACAGCACCGGTAAATCCTACGTCAGCATCCGGACGCAGCCGGGCGACGTCAGCAGCGTGAGGCTGCGGACGTCCACGGACAACGCGACCTGGGCCGATCAGCCGCTGGAGCGTGTGCATGCCGCGGGGCACTTCGACCGCTTCGCCGGATTCGTTGACATGGACCCGGGCACCTCGAGCTATTACTTCGAGCTGCGCGACGGCAGCGCGCGACGATTCCTCGCCGGCGGCAACGTTCTCGACAGCGAGCAGGAGGCTCGGCAAACGCCCTTCAAGGCTCCTGAGTCTCCCGTCGTGAACACGCCCGACTGGGCACGCGATGTTGTCTGGTACCAGATCTTTCCCGAACGCTTCCGCAACGGCGAGACCGCCAACGACCCCGGCGACCTGCCTTTCGAGACCCTGCTCCCCTGGACCAGCGACTGGTGGAAGACGCATGAGAACGAGGTCGCGGGCGACGAGAACTTCTACCACGGGCACGGCAACGTGTGGCGTCGACGCTATGGCGGAGATATCCAGGGCGTCCAGGAAAAGCTCAACTACCTCCGTGAGCTCGGCGTCACAGCGATCTACTTCAACCCCGTGTTCGAAGCGCTCTCGATGCACAAGTATGACGCCAGCGACTTCCGTCACATCGACACGCGTTTCGGTGTGCTCGGCGACTGGCCCGTTCCCACCGAGACGGATGACCCTCAGACATGGGTGTGGACGGGTTCGGACCGGGTTTTCCTGGATTTTCTCGCGGAAGCTAAGAAACAGGGCTTCCGTGTCATCATCGACGGCGTGTTCAATCACGTGGGTCGCGTACACCCCGCTTTTCTGGATGTTCTTGAGCGGGGGAAGAACTCGCCTTACGCCGAGTGGTTTGAGATCACCGATTGGGGCGACCCCGACCTCTGGGGACACCCTCAGCCCTTCGTCGTCCACGGGCGTGAGGGCGGCATCCAGTGGAAGGCCTGGGACGACGACAACGGGTTTCTCCCCGAACTCAAGCGTGATCCTGATCTGGGCATCGCGGCTGCGCCTCGTGACCATGTCTTCGCCATCACCGAGCGGTGGCTTGCGCCGGACGGCAACCCGGATCATGGCATTGACGGCTGGCGACTCGACGTCGCCAACGAGGTTCCCATGACCTTCTGGCGTGCGTGGCGAAAGCATGTCAAGGCCGTCAAGCCCGACGCCTACATCGCCGGTGAGATCTGGACCGACGCCTCGCCCTGGCTCCAGGGCGATCAGTTCGATGCGGTCATGAACTACCGCTTCGCCGACGCGGCTCAGGACTTCTTCGCCGATCAGGAGAACGCCATCACGCCTTCGGCCTTCGCACAGAAACTCCTCGAAGTGGCTCTGATGTATCCCGCCGAGGTCGCTGCCGTGCAGATGAACCTCTTCGACTCCCACGACACCGACCGTCTCGCCTCCATGTTCCGTAATCCCGATCGAGCCTACGACGGCGACAATCGGTTGCAGGACGACGCGGACTACGACCCGGGACCGCCTACGGATGAGGAATACCAGCGGCTCATTCAGGCCGTCACCTGCCAGATGACCTATCTCGGCGCTCCCATGATTTACTACGGCAACGAGGTCGGCATGTATAGCCCCGACGATCCGTCCAACCGCATGCCTATGTGGTGGGAAGACCTGATGCCTTATGAGAATCCCGACTTCGTGATACGCGAGGACGTATTCGCTGCGCACCAGCGACTCATCGCCATCCGCCACGCCCTGCTCCCGCTCCGGCGCGGCGATTTCCGCATCCAATCAACCAACGATGAGGCCGGCACCCTTGTCTACGAGCGTCGTCTCGATGATCACCAGGTCGTCGTTGCCATCAACCGCAGCGATCAGCCACGCCGTGTCACCGTACGACTCGACGAGAACAAGGCTGCCGTTGACTGGCTCAACCCCGCCCACGCCCGATTGTTGGTCGACCTCGACGCGGCTCCGGACGCACGGCCCGAGATCGTCGCCACCGCACGCATCGGGCTGCGAGGTACCATCGACATCGATCTTGAACCGTGGGGCAGCGCCATCCTTGCCCCGCCGCCCGCCCGGGAGACCGACCGGCCATGA